A genome region from Natronobeatus ordinarius includes the following:
- a CDS encoding oxidoreductase, whose translation MGWTADDVPDQRGRTIVVTGANSGIGLETARELARNGATVVMACRDLDRAEAAADDVRGDVPEADLRVERCDLASLESVRAFARELEEPIDVLVNNAGTMAIPRRETEDGFETQFGVNHLGHFALTGLTLESLLAGDEPARVVTVSSGLHERGELDFEDLHGEREYDKWGAYAQSKLANVLFAYELERRFRAADAEAISVAVHPGYADTKLQFRGIEGRGTWFRTAVRRLSNALLAQSAARGALPTLYAATAPDVEGSAYYGPGGLMNMRGTPGRQRSSDRSSDREAARRLWDVSRSLTGVSYGLPEPVVQPS comes from the coding sequence ATGGGCTGGACTGCCGACGACGTTCCCGACCAGCGCGGACGAACGATCGTCGTGACGGGCGCGAACAGCGGGATCGGCCTCGAGACGGCTCGCGAACTCGCCCGGAACGGGGCGACGGTCGTTATGGCCTGCCGTGACCTCGACCGGGCCGAGGCCGCGGCCGACGACGTCCGCGGCGACGTTCCCGAGGCCGACCTCCGCGTCGAGCGCTGTGACCTCGCGAGCCTCGAGTCGGTTCGCGCGTTCGCGAGGGAGCTCGAGGAGCCGATCGACGTGCTCGTCAACAACGCCGGGACGATGGCCATCCCCCGCCGGGAGACCGAAGACGGCTTCGAGACCCAGTTCGGAGTCAACCACCTCGGGCACTTCGCGCTGACGGGCCTGACCCTCGAGTCGCTGCTCGCGGGCGACGAACCCGCACGGGTCGTCACCGTCTCGAGCGGGCTCCACGAACGCGGCGAACTCGACTTCGAGGACCTCCACGGCGAGCGTGAGTACGACAAGTGGGGCGCCTACGCCCAGTCGAAGCTCGCGAACGTGCTGTTCGCTTACGAACTCGAGCGGCGATTCCGCGCGGCCGACGCCGAGGCGATCAGCGTGGCCGTCCACCCAGGGTACGCCGACACGAAGTTACAGTTCCGCGGCATCGAAGGTCGTGGAACCTGGTTTCGAACCGCCGTGCGTCGCCTCTCGAACGCCCTGCTGGCCCAGTCGGCGGCTCGCGGTGCGTTGCCGACGCTGTACGCCGCGACCGCACCGGACGTCGAGGGCAGCGCCTACTACGGTCCCGGCGGGCTCATGAACATGCGTGGGACGCCCGGGCGACAGCGATCCTCGGATCGGTCGTCCGACCGAGAGGCAGCTCGCCGGCTCTGGGACGTCTCGCGATCGCTCACCGGCGTCTCCTACGGGCTTCCGGAGCCGGTGGTTCAGCCGTCCTGA
- a CDS encoding AAA family ATPase, whose product MIVIVCGPPAVGKTTVSSLLCDRLEEREKTVRRLDSDAFERNTYDRLYERVTSADEDWIVAGTFYKRTWQERFQRLEDGFVVHLVADLETCLERNRQREDAIDEQAVHIVWREFDDPDADLVVDVTEHSPEEATDCIVAALEGRFESG is encoded by the coding sequence GTGATCGTCATCGTCTGTGGCCCGCCCGCGGTGGGAAAGACCACGGTCTCGAGCCTGCTCTGCGATCGCCTCGAGGAGCGAGAGAAGACGGTGAGACGCCTCGACTCCGATGCGTTCGAGCGGAACACCTACGATCGGCTGTACGAGCGCGTAACCTCGGCCGACGAGGACTGGATCGTCGCGGGCACCTTCTACAAGCGGACGTGGCAGGAGCGGTTCCAGCGCCTCGAGGACGGCTTCGTCGTCCACCTGGTGGCCGACCTCGAGACGTGTCTCGAGCGGAATCGCCAGCGGGAGGACGCGATCGACGAGCAGGCAGTTCACATCGTCTGGCGTGAGTTCGACGACCCGGACGCAGACCTCGTGGTCGACGTGACCGAGCACTCGCCCGAGGAAGCCACAGATTGCATCGTGGCCGCGCTCGAGGGACGGTTCGAGAGCGGGTGA